The Longimicrobium sp. DNA segment ACCGCGACGGCGGCGGGCTATTTGTGCTCGACACCAAGACGGGGCGCGTGCGGAAGCTCCTCGCCGGGCGCGGGCACGGCCTGCCGGACTGGTCGCCGGTGCTGATGCGCGCGGGCGGGCAGTGAGGATTCCGGCGGTTGAAACCGCTGCAACGACCGCGGGAAGTCCGCCTCCGCGGACTCCGGCGATGAGCGTCCGGCCCGTGCGCGGAGTCTCCGAAGGGAGACTTCCCGCGGTTGTTGCAGCGACTTCAGTCGCCGGCTCGTGAGCGAATCTGGCACCGGCCCGCTCTGGAGCGCGCGCCTGCTCTGGGGCGCGTACGGGCTGCTGGCCGGCTTCGCGACGGGAATCCTCGCCTCGCTCGCGCTGTTGACCGTCGTGGGGCCGCTGGCAGCGCAGTTCGTCTTCCGCCTCTGCGCCTACGGCTTCATCCTGGCCGGGCTGGACTACGGCGGCGAGCGGGCGCGCTGGCGGCAGGCGCTGCTGCGCGGCTTCGGGCTGGGCGCCGCCATCGCCGTGCTGCGCGTCGTATTCGCCATCCTCTAGCGCCGGACGGCGCATCGCCCCAACGTATCCCCTCGCGCGGCCCACGCGGCCGCGTCGCGTACCTACCGGACAGGAGATCCCGCAGATGAAGCTTCGCCACGCCGCAGCCCTCGCCCTCATCCCGCTGGCGATGGGCGCCTGCCGCAAGCGTCCGCCGGCCACTGGGCCGGGCACGGACAGCACGACGGCCGGGAGCACCACCGGCGCCGGCGCGCGCGTGGACTCCATCCGGCTGGAGGAGGAGGCGCGGCAGCGCGCGGAGGCGAACCGGGCCGAAGCGGACCGCACCGAGCGCGAGCGGCGGGATCGCGAGACGGCGCTGGCGCCCGTGCGCGAGGCGCTCACCGAGATCATCTTCTTCGAGTACGACAGCGACGAGATCCGCGGCGAGGCCGAGGCGAAGCTGCGCGCCAAGGCGGACATCCTGCGCGCCAACCCCAGCATCCGCCTGCGCATCGAGGGGCACGCGGACCAGCGCGGCTCCACGGAGTACAACCTGGCGCTCGGCCAGCGCCGCGCGGAGGCGGTGAGGGCGTGGCTGGGCGCGTACGGCATTGACGCGTCGCGCTTCACCACGCTGTCCTACGGCAAGGAGCGCCCGCTGGACGAGGGGGCCGACGAGAGCGCGCTGGCGCGAAACCGCCGGGCCGAATTCGCCATCGTGGGCGGGCAGCTCACCTCCGCGCCGGGAGGCGGGCGATGAGGCGCGCGGCGCTGGTGCTGCTGGCCGTTCCGCTCCTGGGCGGGTGCCTGGCCACGCAGCGCGACATCCAGGACCTGCGGGCGCAGATGCAGCGGGACCAGTCCAGCCAGGAGCAGCTCCTGCGCGACGTGCTGCGCCGCAACCAGGCGCTGCTGGACTCGCTCACGGACCAGAACGTGCGCCTGCGCGGCGACGTCTCCACGCGCCTCGTGGCCATCGAGCGGCAGCTCGTGCAGATCCAGGAGCTGACGGGGCAGGGGCAGCAGCAGCTCGCCCAGCTCCGCCAGCAGATCGCCACGCGCGAGGAGGATGCGCGGCGCGCCCGCGACGCCGCCGCCGAGGCGGCCCGCAACGCCCCGCCCCCCGCGGCCCCGGCCGACTGCGCCGACGACGCGCCGGCCGGCGGCGCGGGCGACCCGGCCGCCCAGGAGATGTACGATGCCGCGCTCGGCGCCCTGCGCCGCGGCTCGGTGAACGCGGCGCGCGCCGGCTTCGAGGAGTTCCTGCGCGCCGCCCCCGGCCACCCGCGCGCCGCCGATGCGCAGTTCAACATCGGCGAGGCGTACGCGGGCGGAAGGAATCTGGAGCGCGCCATCGAGGCGTACGGACGGGTGGTGGACACGTACCCCACCTCGCCGCGCGCCCCGGCGGCGCTGCTGCGCATCGGGCGGATCGAGGCGGGGCGGGGGAACCGCACGCAGGCGCGCGCCCGCTTCAACCGCATCATCGCCGACTACCCGCGCAGCCCCGAGGCCGCCGACGCGCGCCGCGAGCTGGCGGCGCCTCCGCGCTCCTGACGGGAAGCCGGTGCGCTGCCCCTTCTGCCATCACGGCGACGACCGCGTGGTCGACTCGCGCACCAGCCGCGAGGGGCGCGCCGTGCGCCGCCGCCGCGAGTGCCTGCGGTGCAGCCGGCGCTTCACCACGTACGAGTACATCGAAGAGCGCCCGCTCACGGTGCACAAGCGCGATGGCGAAAGCGAGCCGTACGATCGCCGCAAGCTGCTGCTCAGCATCCAGATCGCGTGCGCCAAGCGGCCGATCACGCCGGCCGAGATCGACACGCTGGTGGAGGCGATCGAGCGGGAGCTGGACCACCGCGAGGAGGCGGAGGTCACGTCGGAGGAGCTGGGGAAGATGGTGATGGACCGGCTCCGCTCGCGCGACCACGTGGCGTACGTGCGCTTCGCGTCCGTCTATCGCAACTTCCAGGATCCCGAGGAGTTCTACCGCGAGCTCCGCGACCTGGCCGACCGCGAGGTGCAGACGGAGGTTCGGCGGCACCAGCGCGAGCTTCCGCTTCAGCCGGAAGAGGAAACCGAACCGGCCGACGCGGGGTAAATGCATGCCGCGGCGGGGAGTGATGGATCGGGCGGGGGCGCGTGCGCGTCCTCGCTCCGCGTTTCTGGCGGGCTTCCACCGCCTTGCCTCACGCGGAGGCGCGGAGACGCAGAGGAGAGGGCGCTGAGGTTTGCCCGAGCGTCTGGTCACCCTCTTTTGTCATCCTGAGCGACGCGCCTCACCGTCCTTGCCCCGGCTGCGACCTCTGGCGCGTAGCGAAGGATCTACTGCGCGTTACGAGGGCACGGCGGGTCGGCGCGGGCCTCTTGCCACGCGGGCTAGATCCTTTGGTCGCCGCGCAAGCTTGGTGGTGAACGCGGGCTCTGGGGTGGGCGGCTCCCTCAGGATGACAAATGGGGCGGACTTCGCGTGGTTCCAGCGGCGAATTCATTCGCTCCTGGTGATGCCCCACCAGATTTGGTGGGGCGCCGCAGAGGGCGAACGGCGGGGGAGGGCGGGCGTGATGAATCACGATAGGGTTGCCGGGGCGGCGACGCCGTGGTGCACATATTCGGAGCACGGATGCTGAAGAGGAAGAACCCGAGCGGCGACGAGATGCCGTTCCTGGACCACCTGGAGGAGCTGCGGTGGAGGCTGCTGTGGAGCCTCCTCGCCGTCGTGGTGGGCGCGGGAGCCGGGTTCATGCTCGTGATGAAGCTGAACGTGCTCGGCATCCTCATCGAACCGATCCACCCGTTCCTGAACGGCAGCCGGCTCAAGTATCTCAGCCCCACCGACCCGTTCTTCATCACGGTGAAGCTGGCGATCGTGGTGGGGCTCCTCCTCGCCTCGCCCGTGCTGATCTACCAGGTGTGGGCGTTCTTTGGGCCGGCGCTGCTGCCGCACGAGAAGCGGGTGATCGTGCCGGCGCTGTACATGGGGCTCGTGCTCTTTGCGCTGGGCGTGTGGTCGGCGTACACGGTGGTGCTGCCGATGACGCTCAAGTTCACCATGGGCTTCCAGACCGAGGCGCTGGAGCAGGCCATCACCATCGGGCCGTACCTGGACGTGGTCACGCGCGTGCTGCTGGCGTTCGGCACGGTGTTCGAGCTTCCCGTGGTCATCCTGATCCTCTCCGCGCTGGGGCTGGTGACGCCGGAGTTCCTGGCGTCGAAGCGGAAGCACGCCATCCTCATCATCACCGTGGTCGCATCGCTGCTCACCCCGGGCGACGTGATCACGCTGACGCTGATGATGATGGTGCCGCTCATCTTCCTCTACGAGTTCAGCATCGTGCTCTCGCGGATGGTGACGCGGCGCCGGGCGGCCGCGACCGCCGCGAGCGCGTGAAGAATCGGTGAGGGCGGGGCGCGGACGGGTTCCGTTCCGCGCCCGGGACAGCGACCTTTCAGCCGTACCCCTTTCGCAGCGAACGCGTGAATCATAGAGCAGTCTTTCTAGCGTGTGCCGCCGCCGCGGCACTTTCCATCCCCGCCCTGCAGGCCGCCCGCGGCCCCGGCGCACGGGGGTGGGCCCTGGCGCGTCCGGCGTGGGAGGAGCTCGACACCCTCCCCACCGGCCTGGTGCGGCGCGACACCACGCCGCCAGCCCGGCCCGTGCGCGGCGACAGCGCCCGGCGCGACACGGCCCGCCGCGACACCTCCGCGCGCACTCTTCCGGCCGACACGCTGGTGGACCGGCTGCTGAAGCTGAGCGGCTACGTCCCGGTGGAGTACGCGGGCGACAGCGCGCAGTTCGACGGCACCGAGCGCATCCTGCGCCTGCGCGGCGACCCGCAGGTGACGCGCGAGGGGACGACGCTGGTGGCGCGCGACTCCCTCGTCTACCAGGAGCGCACCGACTTCGTGGCCGCCTACGGAACCCCCCGCGTCAGCGGCGAGGGGGAGCCGATCTCGGGCGAGACCATGTACTACGACCTCGCCAACAAGCGCTCCTCCGTGCGCGGCGCGCAGACCAAGATCACCGACAACGCCACCTGGCTGGTGCGCGG contains these protein-coding regions:
- the tatC gene encoding twin-arginine translocase subunit TatC, which produces MLKRKNPSGDEMPFLDHLEELRWRLLWSLLAVVVGAGAGFMLVMKLNVLGILIEPIHPFLNGSRLKYLSPTDPFFITVKLAIVVGLLLASPVLIYQVWAFFGPALLPHEKRVIVPALYMGLVLFALGVWSAYTVVLPMTLKFTMGFQTEALEQAITIGPYLDVVTRVLLAFGTVFELPVVILILSALGLVTPEFLASKRKHAILIITVVASLLTPGDVITLTLMMMVPLIFLYEFSIVLSRMVTRRRAAATAASA
- the nrdR gene encoding transcriptional regulator NrdR, whose product is MRCPFCHHGDDRVVDSRTSREGRAVRRRRECLRCSRRFTTYEYIEERPLTVHKRDGESEPYDRRKLLLSIQIACAKRPITPAEIDTLVEAIERELDHREEAEVTSEELGKMVMDRLRSRDHVAYVRFASVYRNFQDPEEFYRELRDLADREVQTEVRRHQRELPLQPEEETEPADAG
- a CDS encoding OmpA family protein codes for the protein MKLRHAAALALIPLAMGACRKRPPATGPGTDSTTAGSTTGAGARVDSIRLEEEARQRAEANRAEADRTERERRDRETALAPVREALTEIIFFEYDSDEIRGEAEAKLRAKADILRANPSIRLRIEGHADQRGSTEYNLALGQRRAEAVRAWLGAYGIDASRFTTLSYGKERPLDEGADESALARNRRAEFAIVGGQLTSAPGGGR
- the ybgF gene encoding tol-pal system protein YbgF → MRRAALVLLAVPLLGGCLATQRDIQDLRAQMQRDQSSQEQLLRDVLRRNQALLDSLTDQNVRLRGDVSTRLVAIERQLVQIQELTGQGQQQLAQLRQQIATREEDARRARDAAAEAARNAPPPAAPADCADDAPAGGAGDPAAQEMYDAALGALRRGSVNAARAGFEEFLRAAPGHPRAADAQFNIGEAYAGGRNLERAIEAYGRVVDTYPTSPRAPAALLRIGRIEAGRGNRTQARARFNRIIADYPRSPEAADARRELAAPPRS